In one Plasmodium vivax chromosome 4, whole genome shotgun sequence genomic region, the following are encoded:
- a CDS encoding beta-ketoacyl-acyl carrier protein synthase III precursor, putative (encoded by transcript PVX_002960A; Apicoplast targeted protein. Curated by Stuart Ralph, Walter and Eliza Hall Institute of Medical Research, Australia.): protein MREGKGFLYMATLLAAHCMSVLLTLEINKSCKYNFMSSAPNVQHTTKVRATGGRTGGKIIGHGHSYPSNEIHNDELRKYVDTNDEWIRTRTGIKKRRILKRNENISMLQIESASRALKSCSMNPLSVDMIINASSTPQNLFGDANNISNKLGCRNSVNMDLTAACTGFVFAFATAYNFLPKYRNILIVGSDALSNFVDWRDRNTCVLFGDAAGAVVLQRTEPNEENHIYDYSLGSNSELNDLLTINFECDRYNLENPNINKYGKLNMNGKEVFKYTISNLPRIVQTATHEANIKMEEIDYFIFHQANIRIIESVAKSLGIPLSKVLVNLDEHANTSAASIPLCLSENV, encoded by the exons ATgagggaaggaaaagggtTCCTCTACATGGCCACACTTCTCGCTGCACACTGCATGTCCGTACTGTTAACCCTAGAAATTAACAAGAGTTGTAAATACAACTTTATGAGCAGCGCCCCCAATGTGCAACACACAACTAAAGTGCGCGCCacgggaggaagaa CTGGAGGTAAGATAATAGGACATGGCCATTCTTACCCCTCGAACGAGATTCACAACGATGAGTTGAGAAAATACGTTGATACAAACGACGAA TGGATTAGAACCCGCacgggaattaaaaaaagaaggattctaaaacgaaatgaaaatatatcaatGCTGCAGATAGAAAGCGCTAGTCGGGCCCTTAAAAGTTGCTCGATGAACCCGTTAAGTGTAGACATG ATCATCAACGCGTCGTCCACGCCTCAGAATTTGTTCGGTGACGCAAACAACATTAGTAACAAGCTTGGGTGTCGAAATAGCGTCAACATGGATTTAACGGCGGCGTGCACGGGATTCGTTTTCGCCTTTGCCACGG cGTACAACTTCTTACCCAAGTATAGGAACATCCTCATCGTGGGCAGCGACGCGCTAAGCAACTTTGTCGACTGGAGGGACCGCAACACATGCGTTTTGTTCGGCGACGCCGCAG gaGCCGTCGTGCTACAAAGGACAGaaccaaatgaagaaaaccACATATACGACTATTCCCTAGGATCGAACAGCGAACTGAATGATTTATTAACGATCAACTTCGAATGCGATAGGTACAATCTGGAAAAcccaaatataaataaatatgggAAATTGAATATGAATGGGAAAGAAGTATTCAAATACACCATAAGTAATTTGCCAAGGATTGTCCAGACGGCTACACATGAGGctaacataaaaatggaggagatTGACTACTTTATATTTCATCAGGCTAACATACGAATTATAGAGAGTGTGGCAAAGAGTTTGGGCATTCCCCTATCTAAG GTCCTGGTTAACCTAGACGAGCACGCGAACACGTCCGCCGCGTCCATCCCCCTGTGCCTATCAGAAAACGTATGA
- a CDS encoding hypothetical protein, conserved (encoded by transcript PVX_002955A) encodes MNERILKNIWKCESSCLLSKNNFNASLVSTFKISRCGTLLLEGKKKLAALGGGSSSGVVRGSSERNDRHQEKNELSDGAAPAVCARGAHSNEGSCSGEGPPLTGTHYAFRFDKGARMLRAGRNADSWKKPPVSSYSTVRGGKEDANAGAAEDANSGSLEKGDPAPPMCEDNPHVERGNQSDCNQVGLNGNAQQTEQGEQPSEGHDADLQRSDPPSGSDEGKDELSERIKKKNEIKKVLNIIFCSSIPMIGFGFMDQFIMIRLGDIFDASIGVSFGISTLCAASFGQLCSDTFGIFFGYVLNYLLQTYKVIQPAKFDVKNKVYQHCTLVGSVLGILLGCALGMLQLIFIDTTKSERLKKKKELDFIFQMVMCDCSNILNCETSTLFLYDKAKNELWSKAIHGRKNIIKISANSNEKSFNLWVLRNKEIINCKDVLNNELYNPSHDEKFNFKTRTILAAPILDRNDEVVGVLMFLNKLRSHGGYFTRNDEKLAEMMSKHISIFMEKFNYISEGDKKMIVFDKEKSVSREGEEEEEEEEEGDPPVPSSSLHHNQAAGELTKEHTHGGAKPQDKHPAKERRRKRNQKKMLHYQISQIDEDDKIFDEGSENENLKRFDEYYDEKAEEEEDDVYDDEDYDEDEEDVEREEEVCKATQPGREPTEKGQTDKVDDIPREAINLLPISKAGAKKSEQPFSDFLVEDHFNDRKEHLVVGQNISKEWQADRVNCKLEMINRGDDQGEPQKLSILSIDKKATNHAQKGGPSSFGDDNSGGTLPVSSHPRIIEGRATSENLPGERNRDSAANHHTHTERSNEGEREPPNLDTLPIIPHVENLFKNRKKGNYNFYEKNFEESINLGSRWKKLSGASLSTMLSGGVAEEGGAPPSWATAEVSHPHVDGADRYLEDAAGSGAPGHSSDGSSLYNGSVSPDYSYYYDIEHTSDYGNLYAKDFSSGVAAHDAFEHERKKAQNDSIESYHRGYNSAILSETLCRNSSLSVASGIKKEPFKRHMQNYVYTKGVLLRNAALLEGAGKMYSSSAYNSEKYFSHIHFAKIFNMVSEKKMNIKNFKILKNIYKYNLSKIFSNHYKYIIVKKKKKLRKFCYTLKHFDICKVDHFWFNIYCQNELKKIFFRNLHFIIDLHNTRIVDFKLINNYILYKIYENTTVSRLAPSTCYNIKTIDFFFKENLYLLNKSTMNDIIYKYIIFYYCRKKLRKKNFNYYNYQDMYIAENFFGQNTHTKKVPKILDEDLGKKSAIVTVDR; translated from the coding sequence ATGAATGAGAGGATACTAAAGAATATTTGGAAGTGCGAGTCATCATGTCtattaagcaaaaataattttaacgCAAGTTTGGTTTccacatttaaaatatcgCGATGTGGCACGTTACTtctggaggggaaaaagaagttGGCGGCGCTTGGCGGTGGAAGCAGTTCCGGAGTAGTGCGCGGGAGTAGCGAAAGGAACGATCGTCACCAGGAGAAGAACGAACTTTCCGATGGTGCAGCGCCAGCTGTCTGTGCCAGGGGCGCACACAGTAATGAGGGGAGCTGCAGTGGTGAAGGCCCGCCGCTAACAGGGACACACTATGCCTTCCGCTTTGACAAGGGCGCCCGAATGCTGCGCGCTGGGCGGAACGCGGACTCCTGGAAGAAACCTCCCGTTAGTTCGTACTCAACGGtgagaggggggaaagaggaTGCCAATGCGGGTGCCGCCGAGGATGCAAATAGTGGGTCACTCGAGAAGGGCGACCCGGCACCCCCCATGTGTGAGGACAATCCACATGTTGAAAGGGGCAATCAGTCTGACTGCAACCAGGTGGGTCTCAATGGCAACGCGCAGCAAACCGAACAGGGAGAGCAACCGTCCGAAGGCCACGACGCCGATTTGCAGAGGAGTGACCCCCCAAGCGGCAGTGACGAGGGGAAGGACGAACTATCCgagaggataaaaaaaaaaaacgaaataaaaaaagtgttaaacataatattttgcTCCTCCATTCCCATGATCGGGTTCGGGTTCATGGACCAGTTTATAATGATCCGTTTGGGAGACATTTTCGATGCATCTATCGGAGTGTCTTTCGGGATTTCAACCCTATGTGCAGCTTCCTTTGGCCAACTATGCAGTGACACCTTCGGAATCTTTTTTGGCTACGtcttaaattatttattacaaaCGTATAAGGTCATCCAGCCAGCCAAATTCgacgtaaaaaataaagtgtaTCAACATTGCACCTTAGTGGGATCCGTGTTGGGGATTCTACTGGGTTGTGCCCTTGGGATGTTGCAACTCATTTTTATAGACACTACAAAAAGtgaaagattaaaaaaaaaaaaagaattagaTTTCATATTCCAAATGGTCATGTGTGATTGTTCAAACATTTTAAACTGCGAAACGTCTACGCTGTTTCTCTACGATAAGGCCAAAAACGAATTATGGAGCAAAGCCATAcatgggagaaaaaacatcATCAAAATTTCTGCTAATAGTAatgaaaaaagttttaacCTTTGGGTTCTGaggaataaagaaataattaacTGCAAGGATGTCCTTAATAATGAACTGTATAACCCCTCACATGATGAGAAATTTAATTTCAAAACGAGGACCATTTTGGCGGCACCCATCTTAGATCGAAATGATGAAGTTGTTGGCGTTCTTATGTTCCTCAACAAACTGAGGTCCCATGGTGGGTACTTCACccgaaatgatgaaaagCTAGCCGAGATGATGAGCAAACATATTTCCATCTTCATGgagaaatttaattatatcagcgaaggggataaaaaaatgatcgtCTTCGATAAGGAGAAGAGCGTTTCCcgcgagggggaggaagaggaggaagaggaggaggaaggggacCCTCCTGTGCCTAGCAGCAGTTTGCACCACAACCAAGCGGCGGGTGAACTCACAAAAGAACACACACATGGGGGAGCCAAACCGCAAGACAAACATCCAGCGAAAGaacggaggagaaaaagaaaccaAAAGAAAATGCTCCACTATCAAATTTCCCAAATAGATGAAGATGACAAAATTTTCGACGAGGGAAGCGAAAATGAGAACTTAAAGCGGTTTGATGAGTACTATGATGAgaaggcggaggaggaggaggacgacgtgTACGACGATGAGGACTACGAcgaggatgaggaggacgtGGAGAGGGAGGAAGAGGTCTGTAAAGCAACCCAGCCTGGTAGGGAGCCCACcgaaaaggggcaaactGACAAAGTGGACGATATCCCGCGTGAAGCAATAAACCTGTTGCCCATTTCAAAAGCGGGGGCGAAGAAAAGCGAACAGCCATTTAGCGATTTCCTAGTGGAAGATCACTTTAACGATCGAAAGGAGCATCTCGTTGTGGGGCAAAACATTTCAAAGGAGTGGCAAGCAGACCGAGTTAACTGCAAACTGGAGATGATTAACCGGGGGGACGACCAAGGCGAACCGCAGAAactctccattttgagcaTAGACAAGAAGGCAACAAATCACGCGCAGAAGGGGGGCCCCTCCTCATTCGGGGATGACAACTCGGGGGGGACTCTCCCCGTGTCGTCCCATCCTCGCATCATTGAAGGAAGGGCCACTAGTGAGAACCTCCCCGGTGAGCGTAACAGAGACAGTGCCGCCAATCACCACACACACACTGAGCGCAGCAACGAGGGGGAAAGGGAACCCCCCAATTTGGACACACTACCGATTATCCCCCACGTGGaaaacctttttaaaaatcgcAAAAAGGGCAACTACAACTTTTACGAAAAGAATTTTGAGGAAAGTATTAACTTGGGGAGCAGGTGGAAGAAGCTTAGCGGAGCTTCCTTAAGCACCATGTTGAGTGGCGGTGTTGCTGAGGAGGGGGGAGCCCCCCCTAGTTGGGCAACTGCGGAAGTTAGCCACCCCCATGTTGATGGGGCGGACCGCTACCTTGAGGACGCTGCAGGGAGTGGTGCCCCTGGCCACTCGAGCGACGGGTCATCTCTCTACAACGGCAGCGTGTCGCCAGATTACAGCTACTACTACGACATCGAGCACACGAGCGACTACGGCAACCTGTACGCGAAGGACTTCTCCAGTGGGGTGGCGGCGCACGACGCGTTCGAGCATGAGCGAAAGAAGGCACAGAACGACTCCATCGAAAGTTACCACCGAGGGTACAACAGCGCCATTCTGAGCGAAACCCTGTGTAGGAACTCGTCCCTCTCCGTGGCGAGCGGCATCAAGAAAGAGCCTTTCAAAAGGCACATGCAGAACTACGTATATACGAAGGGGGTCCTATTGAGGAACGCAGCCCTTCTGGAGGGCGCGGGAAAAATGTACAGCTCCAGTGCATACAACTCAGAAAAGTACTTTTCACACATCCACTTTgcgaaaatatttaatatggtCTCTGAGAAAAagatgaatataaaaaatttcaaaattttaaaaaatatttacaaatacaatttaagtaaaatttttagtAACCATTATAAGTACATaattgtgaagaaaaaaaaaaaactgcgcaAGTTCTGCTACACACTTAAACATTTTGATATTTGCAAAGTGGACCATTTCTGgtttaatatatattgcCAAAAtgagttgaaaaaaattttctttcgAAATTTACATTTCATAATCGATTTACATAATACACGCATTGTAGATTTTAAACTCATCAACAATTATAtactttataaaatttacgAAAATACCACTGTCAGTCGTCTCGCGCCAAGCACATGTTACAACATTAAAACaattgattttttctttaaggaaaatttgtaccttttaaataaaagcACTATGAATGATATCATTTACAAgtacatcattttttactacTGCAGAAAGAAgttgcggaaaaaaaactttaactATTATAATTACCAGGACATGTACATCGCGGAGAACTTCTTCGGCCAAAACACACACACCAAGAAGGTCCCCAAAATTCTCGATGAGGACCTGGGCAAGAAGAGCGCCATAGTCACCGTGGATAGGTAG
- a CDS encoding serine/threonine-specific protein kinase, putative (encoded by transcript PVX_002945A), with translation MGKRTKWEYRYLKTHREVYIGGIKNKKKNGWGIAINNNGNKYEGLFQNDQKHLVGSELLCCLHSHSYKQKKKNADQNSEEEFAKGNVCLHDNRYIYIGGYREGKRHGNGILIDYNTYAMYSCIFLRNEMIYKDILFSAVNNFPPKCDKYRLAAPFQERGRDKVGKTHKASSRRRDGVKMEGATKVGENDDNATDGGYPEGESPASGISDQTGKSKRERDMLSFIENQYKYNIFSYVHFYQQLVKKMKRENSSELFAHSAHKEEVHIGESKGGKVPKSELKSGQEKKDRKDFCPNRKSNPPGGSSTGPFCADEPPSEEREKEKTDDLLIEKIHNNFDHLAVEKMLMEPLGKIQWVNEISKEETLEGTLYPPNEEDTARDTEKGRLETYEGSVTREGSGCSNNLAHVSGRGVIHETDLLEKREELPNNEDGAMCSGSILRSSLGDKLGDPAPAEDGICVMGEKEERNEAYVVGKENAVDIAAEGKLASGEFSQQSMETPTVVSNMESDDAGDGWGSDADDGRSDENCSPAPLVAVAQIRSDGVERSASGGISGSNVSNTCSGGAFREREQTNAVGVNNHGCEDTPKSGSRVRGSSESRPSLRGSQEIETTTHRSNVKHKSNKSNSNPFLKQTSDDQLSKEIESLLPRWLKKKKKKRCLSCAQNCVYWDVFELNFFFFFVGVPKKAIEIFVRNEIDGYCLKYMEEKLLRRMGLHDRVVKKYVTLCVHFLLRLREKYKYRKRSNRVNGRLQEDAFLLKKKKLHYLNLIGRGGYSNVYRCIYGDKLLTFNDEHFSIEYSANNIALKVCNDKKYSYEFCSEMNILSTLRHPNVSLFLGALKHPQGIALEYINCGSIFDLIHKHKVKIELRDVMKMGKEIAAFMCFLHHKGILHCDLKSSNVLLSMSGQIKICDFGLSVQNFAQKPRFLGIVGTYQWTAPEILRGEGYTPQADVYSFGVILWEMLHREIPFRELKHPLDLIACVGYARRQLSISRALPPPVRYILKRCLHRNRRRRKSFFFWSEYLDTFREVRPLG, from the coding sequence AtgggaaaaagaacaaaatgggaatatcGCTACTTAAAAACACACAGAGAGGTGTACATAGgaggcataaaaaataaaaaaaaaaacggatggGGAATCGCAATTAACAACAATGGAAACAAATACGAGGGGTTGTTCCAGAACGACCAGAAACATTTGGTTGGGTCGGAGCTTCTCTGCTGCTTGCACAGCCATAGCtacaaacagaaaaaaaaaaatgctgacCAGAATAGCGAAGAGGAATTTGCAAAGGGAAATGTCTGCCTTCATGataatagatatatatacataggGGGGTACAGAGAAGGGAAAAGACATGGGAATGGAATCTTAATTGACTACAACACGTATGCTATGTACAGCTGCATATTTCTGAGGAACGAAATGATATATAaagatattttattttccgcgGTTAATAATTTTCCGCCCAAATGTGACAAGTACAGATTGGCTGCCCCTTTTCAGGAGAGAGGAAGGGACAAGGTGGGTAAGACGCACAAGGCGAGTTCGCGCAGAAGGGATGgggtcaaaatggagggggcAACCAAGGTGGGCGAAAATGACGATAACGCAACGGATGGGGGTTATCCTGAAGGAGAAAGCCCCGCCAGTGGCATTTCCGACCAGACTGGAAAGAGCAAAAGAGAGCGAGATATGCTCTCCTTCATAGAGAACCAGTACAAGTACAACATTTTCAGCTACGTCCACTTTTACCAACAgttagtgaaaaaaatgaagagggaaAATTCGAGCGAGCTCTTTGCCCATTCCGCGCATAAAGAGGAAGTACACATTGGGGagagcaaaggggggaaggtCCCAAAAAGTGAGTTAAAAAGCGGgcaggagaaaaaggacagGAAGGACTTTTGCCCTAATAGAAAGAGCAATCCCCCAGGTGGTTCGTCAACTGGGCCATTCTGTGCAGACGAACCACCCAGTGAGGagcgcgaaaaggaaaaaactgaTGACCTCCTCattgaaaaaattcacaacAATTTTGATCATTTGGCAGTGGAGAAGATGCTGATGGAACCCCTTGGCAAAATTCAATGGGTAAATGAGATCTCCAAGGAGGAGACCCTAGAGGGCACCTTGTaccccccaaatgaggaGGACACCGCGCGTGATACAGAGAAAGGTAGGTTGGAGACATACGAGGGAAGTGTAACTCGTGAAGGAAGTGGATGCAGCAATAACTTGGCGCATGTCAGTGGTCGAGGGGTTATTCACGAAACGGATTTGCTTGAAAAGAGGGAGGAACTGCCCAATAATGAGGATGGTGCCATGTGTAGCGGCTCAATTTTGAGGAGCTCACTGGGTGATAAGTTGGGGGACCCGGCCCCTGCCGAGGATGGCATTTGCGTAATGGGAGAGAAGGAAGAACGAAATGAGGCATACGTCGTGGGGAAGGAAAACGCCGTTGACATTGCGGCTGAGGGTAAACTTGCTAGCGGAGAGTTCAGCCAGCAGAGCATGGAAACGCCCACCGTGGTGAGCAACATGGAGAGCGACGATGCGGGAGATGGATGGGGAAGCGACGCAGACGATGGACGGAGTGATGAGAACTGCTCGCCCGCTCCCCTTGTTGCCGTCGCCCAGATAAGAAGTGACGGGGTGGAGCGCAGCGCGAGCGGCGGCATCAGTGGAAGCAATGTTAGCAATACCTGCAGTGGTGGCGCGTTCCGGGAGAGGGAACAGACCAACGCGGTGGGGGTAAATAATCACGGCTGTGAGGACACCCCCAAAAGTGGAAGCCGTGTTAGGGGTAGCTCCGAAAGCAGGCCTTCCCTGAGAGGGAGTCAAGAGATAGAGACAACCACACATCGCTCGAATGTTAAGCACAAATCGAACAAAAGTAATAGCAACCCATTTTTGAAGCAAACGAGTGATGACCAGCTGAGCAAAGAAATAGAAAGTCTACTCCCAAGATGgttaaagaagaagaaaaaaaaaaggtgcctGTCATGTGCACAGAACTGCGTATACTGGGACGTATttgaattaaattttttttttttttttgtgggaGTGCCAAAAAAGGCGATAGAAATTTTTGTACGAAATGAGATAGACGGGTATTGCCTAAAATATATGGAGGAAAAATTGTTAAGACGGATGGGTCTACACGATAGGGTGGTGAAAAAGTACGTCACATTATGTGTGCACTTTCTTTTACGACTGAGGGAAAAGTACAAATacagaaaaaggagcaaccGAGTGAATGGCCGCTTGCAAGAGGATGCATTCCttctgaagaagaagaagctgcactACCTAAATTTAATAGGCCGCGGCGGGTATAGCAATGTGTACCGGTGCATATATGGAGATAAATTACTAACATTCAATGATGAACATTTTAGCATAGAATATTCAGCGAACAATATAGCGTTAAAAGTATGTAATGATAAGAAGTACAGTTACGAGTTTTGCTCCgaaatgaatattttgtcGACCTTAAGGCACCCTaacgtttccctttttctagGTGCACTAAAACACCCACAAGGAATAGCTCTAGAGTATATAAACTGTGGAAGCATATTTGACCTAATACATAAACATAAGGTAAAAATAGAATTAAGAGACGTCATGAAAATGGGCAAAGAAATTGCGGCCTTTATGTGCTTTCTACACCATAAGGGGATTCTACACTGCGATTTAAAATCTTCAAACGTTTTGCTCTCCATGTCggggcaaataaaaatttgtgaCTTTGGATTGTCTGTACAGAACTTTGCTCAGAAGCCGAGGTTTCTCGGAATCGTTGGCACCTACCAGTGGACAGCTCCCGAAATTTTGAGAGGCGAAGGGTACACTCCCCAGGCAGACGTATACTCCTTTGGAGTCATTTTGTGGGAAATGCTCCATAGGGAGATTCCCTTTCGGGAGCTGAAACACCCCTTGGACCTTATAGCATGCGTTGGCTACGCCAGAAGGCAGCTCTCCATCAGCAgggccctcccccccccggttAGGTACATTCTCAAGAGGTGCCTGCACAGAAATAGGCGCAGGCGcaagtccttttttttttggtccgAGTACTTGGACACGTTCCGCGAGGTGCGCCCCCTCGGATAG
- a CDS encoding hypothetical protein, conserved (encoded by transcript PVX_002950A), whose protein sequence is MLPAVACLNAFFFVWFIFTLLKNKLSYNASERQNGPVEIGVVLGSGGHTFEMLQILKLIKDSNISFHFFYANNDPLSREKAENALEEYKKDFFAIPRCRNVGESYVRSSVKLFFAFIYCLFLTYRMNMSVLMVNGPGTCLPVAFSLLFRKYFFFKKIKIVYLESVCRIYSLSLTAKILYNFSDLFVVFSEHLQKRYKKAKYYGYLF, encoded by the coding sequence atgttgCCCGCTGTGGCCTGTTTaaacgcatttttttttgtgtggttcatttttaccttgttgaaaaataaactgaGCTACAATGCAAGCGAAAGACAAAATGGTCCTGTCGAAATTGGAGTGGTCCTGGGCTCCGGAGGGCACACATTCGAGATGTTACAGATATTGAAGCTCATCAAAGATAGCAACATaagttttcactttttttacgcaaatAATGACCCATTGAGTAgggaaaaggcagaaaatgCCTTAGAGGAATACAAAAAGGATTTCTTTGCAATTCCAAGATGCCGAAATGTTGGTGAGTCATACGTACGATCGTCagtgaaacttttttttgcgttcatttattgtttatttttaacatacaGAATGAACATGAGCGTTTTGATGGTGAATGGCCCAGGAACATGTCTGCCTGTTGCATTTTCCCTGCTAttcagaaaatattttttttttaaaaaaataaaaattgtttatttGGAAAGTGTTTGCAGAATATATTCCCTCTCCCTGACtgcaaaaattttgtataatttttctgatttgtttgttgttttttccgAACATTTGCAGAAAAGGTACAAAAAGGCCAAATATTATGGCTACTTGTTCTGA
- a CDS encoding small GTPase rab5, putative (encoded by transcript PVX_002970A), which produces MEKKSSYKTVLLGESSVGKSSIVLRLTKDTFHDNTNTTIGASFCTYVVNMNELKMKSSNSGINSNSSTTTNINISSNLSSNSNDNFSFNKEHLKNNEGPCNIKFDIWDTAGQERYASIVPLYYRGATCAIVVFDISNSSSLDRAKTWVNQLKISSNYIIILVANKIDKNKFQVDMLDVQKYAQENNLLFIQTSAKTGANIKNIFYMLAEEIYKNIISNKSNVDSKAASSNLINLDSEKHPRKNCC; this is translated from the coding sequence atggaaaagaaaagtagCTACAAAACGGTGTTACTAGGCGAATCGTCAGTGGGCAAATCGAGCATAGTTTTGCGTTTGACGAAGGATACCTTTCACGACAACACGAACACAACGATAGGTGCCTCCTTCTGCACATATGTGGTCAACATGAACGAGCTGAAGATGAAAAGCTCCAACAGTGGCatcaacagcaacagcagcacCACCACCAATATTAACATCAGCAGCAACCTTAGCAGCAACAGTAATGATAATTTCTCTTTTAATAAAGAACACctcaaaaataatgaaggcccatgtaatataaaatttgatatATGGGACACCGCGGGACAGGAAAGGTATGCAAGTATCGTCCCCCTATACTATCGAGGCGCCACGTGTGCCATAGTCGTTTTCGACATTAGTAATTCAAGTAGCCTAGATAGAGCCAAAACGTGGGTAAATCAATTAAAAATCAGTAgcaattatataataattttggtTGCGAAcaaaatagataaaaataaatttcaggTAGATATGCTAGATGTGCAGAAGTATGCCCAGGAAAACAATCTGCTCTTTATTCAAACAAGCGCCAAGACAGGTgcgaacataaaaaatattttttacatgctTGCTgaggaaatatataaaaatattataagtaATAAAAGCAACGTAGATAGCAAAGCCGCCAGTAGTAATCTGATAAACCTAGATAGTGAAAAGCATCCCAGGAAAAACTGCTGCTAG
- a CDS encoding hypothetical protein, conserved (encoded by transcript PVX_002965A), with protein sequence MWNNGRVLLLNRRYIIFRKFTSQVKVYDSLKVIESKSLYEDKNTKISIRESSKYTIPIPQCDRSLISSVIYRVFLKHTEYGECAWRLIHLIMERLENEEILKLFRIEESFNMKMYFYILHLWLFNKRLRHEQYQGEIINTYIFDITWRIVRDWMLLKDVPEYCFNTELLNCQEYAFGFLVSLDEAATSVDIFPSLLKDILWEHLYEKKVKKSGNIVTELSKYSVLQMRHIFNLSSDHFLQAYFIWADFYNQKKSNRRLPALCQQISYGGYRPKDKNKYLPYDDGKKLLPRTY encoded by the exons aTGTGGAACAACGGTAGAGTATTACTGCTGAACAGAAGATACataatttttcgaaaatttaCGAGCCAAGTGAAAGTGTATGACAGCTTGAAAGTCATCGAAAGCAAAAGTTTGTATGAAGACAAAAATACGAAAATTAGCATTCGCGAGTCGTCGAAATATACCATCCCGATACCACAGTGCGACCGCTCCCTAATCAGCTCCGTCATTTATAGGGTTTTCCT AAAGCATACCGAATATGGGGAATGTGCATGGAGACTAATTCACCTAATCATGGAAAGGctggaaaatgaagaaatactGAAGCTGTTTCGGATTGAGGAGTCCTTCAACATGAAGatgtatttttacattttacatttatggCTATTTAACAAGAGATTAAGACATGAGCAGTACCAGGGCGAGATAATCAACACGTACATTTTTGACATCACGTGGCGAATTGTGCGTGACTGGATGCTTTTGAAGGATGTCCCCGAGTACTGCTTCAACACGGAGCTTTTGAATTGCCAGGAGTACGCCTTCGGG TTCCTGGTGTCCCTAGACGAGGCCGCCACCAGCGTGGACATTTTCCCGTCCCTCCTGAAGGACATCTTGTGGGA gcatctttatgaaaaaaaagtaaagaaaAGCGGAAACATAGTCACCGAGTTGAGCAAATATAGCGTTCTCCAAATGaggcacatttttaatcTATCAAGCGATCATTTTCTGCAGGCATACTTTATCTG GGCCGATTTTTACaaccaaaaaaaatccaaTCGCCGTTTGCCCGCCCTGTGCCAGCAGATATCCTATGGAG GCTACCGTCCAAaggacaaaaataaatacctcCCCTATGATGATGGAAAAAAGCTATTACCAAGAACTTACTAG